A region from the Drosophila bipectinata strain 14024-0381.07 chromosome 3R, DbipHiC1v2, whole genome shotgun sequence genome encodes:
- the Tango9 gene encoding solute carrier family 35 member F6, with protein sequence MDHRVFLSLIFVLSGTFNVLVVKWANQQQVTGSDGQLHGFQHPVVFTLLMFLGEFLCFVVFKIMRLFSCRRGGHIGELDNILGQESSEFTPLSMLLPTLLDVVASILLFTGLYLTYATSFQMIRGAALIFVGIFSTMFLNHTLSSRHWLAIFTISCGLLDIISLDVQRVDYDRVTLPHTDHKSILTGDMLIIIAEILHGLQYVYEEKQLKTSNVAPLQAAGWQGIFGLGVTSLLAIALHFIPSVTPFGESSRAVFDDWSDLWTGLKENPTLIMALTAFTVSCAAYNFVGLFITMYSSSSNRLLADGLRVYFIWVFVVVMEWEYINIITIMGFIILQMGIILYRQAIFLDWYRTLLARWQRARYVDLSDDSAGAPRSQPADLI encoded by the exons ATGGATCACCGTGTTTTTCTGTCGCTGATATTTGTGCTCAGCGGCACTTTCAATGTTCTGGTTGTGAA GTGGGCCAATCAACAGCAGGTGACAGGCAGCGATGGCCAGCTACACGGCTTCCAGCATCCAGTGGTCTTTACCCTTCTCATGTTCCTGGGCGAGTTCTTATGCTTTgtggttttcaaaataatgcGCCTGTTCTCTTGCCGACGTGGAGGA CATATTGGCGAACTGGACAATATACTGGGTCAAGAGAGCAGCGAGTTTACTCCGTTGAGCATGCTCTTACCCACGCTCCTGGACGTGGTGGCTTCCATTCTTCTATTCACCGGCCTGTACTTGACTTACGCCACCAGCTTCCAGATGATAAGGG GCGCCGCTCTGATCTTTGTGGGGATTTTCAGTACCATGTTCCTAAATCATACACTTAGCTCACGCCACTGGCTGGCCATTTTCACCATATCATGTGGTCTGTTGGATATAATATCTTTGGATGTGCAGCGTGTTGACTACGACCGAGTCACCTTGCCTCACACGGACCACAAGTCCATTCTGACTGGTGATATGCTCATCATTATTGCCGAGATCCTGCACGGACTGCAGTACGTTTACGAGGAGAAGCAACTTAAAACCTCCAATGTGGCTCCCTTGCAAGCCGCCGGCTGGCAGGGAATTTTCGGATTGGGTGTAACTTCACTTCTGGCCATTGCTTTACACTTTATACCTAGTGTTACGCCTTTCGGCGAAAGCTCCCGGGCTGTCTTTGACGACTGGAGTGATCTGTGGACAGGCTTGAAGGAAAATCCAACCTTGATCATGGCTCTTACTGCATTCACTGTCTCGTGTGCCGCGTACAATTTTGTTGGACTCTTTATCACCATGTACTCCTCCAGTTCCAATCGGTTATTAGCGGACGGTTTGCGAGTATACTTCATCTGGGTTTTCGTGGTCGTCATGGAGTGGGAGTACATTAACATTATTACCATCATGGGATTCATCATCCTGCAAATGGGTATAATACTCTATCGTCAGGCTATTTTCCTGGATTGGTATCGAACTCTCTTGGCGCGATGGCAACGCGCCCGTTATGTGGACTTGTCCGATGACTCTGCCGGAGCACCTCGTAGCCAGCCGGCAGATCTTATTTAA
- the GC2 gene encoding mitochondrial glutamate carrier 1, translating to MVYLVEKKKAQFNVLPKIINGGIAGIIGVTCVYPLDMVKTRLQNQPIGPNGERMYTSIADCFRKTIASEGFFGMYRGSFVNILLITPEKAIKLTANDYFRYKLASDDGVLPLPLAGLAGGLAGLFQIVVTTPMELLKIQMQDAGRVASLARAEGREVQKVTALGLTKKLLRERGIFGLYKGITATGIRDITFSVVYFPLMATINDSGPRKSDGSGEAVFYWSLMSGLLAGMTAAFLVTPLDVIKTRLQAGDKEYAGVGDCIRTTLKNEGITAFFKGGLCRVMVVAPLFGIAQMFYFLGVGEKILGIQQRKSV from the exons ATGGTCTACCTGGTGGAAAAAAAGAAGGCACAATTCAA CGTCTTGCCCAAAATCATCAATGGCGGTATTGCTGGAATCATCGGAGTTACCTGCGTGTATCCATTGGACATGGTGAAGACGCGACTGCAAAACCAGCCAATTGGGCCCAATGGTGAACGTATGTACACTAGCAT AGCGGACTGCTTTCGCAAGACAATAGCTAGCGAGGGATTCTTTGGCATGTACCGCGGGTCCTTCGTCAATATCCTGCTCATCACCCCCGAGAAGGCAATCAAACTGACTGCCAATGACTATTTCCGGTATAAGCTGGCTTCTGACGATGGCGTCCTTCCTCTTCCGCTGGCAGGATTAGCCGGCGGACTGGCAGGCCTCTTTCAGATAGTCGTAACCACTCCAATGGAGCTACTAAAAATTCAAATGCAAGATGCAGGTCGAGTCGCCAGCCTAGCCCGAGCCGAGGGGCGCGAGGTGCAAAAAGTGACAGCTCTGGGTTTGACCAAGAAACTGCTCAGGGAGCGGGGAATTTTCGGACTCTATAAGGGCATCACCGCCACCGGAATTCGGGATATAACCTTTTCGGTCGTTTACTTCCCACTGATGGCAACGATTAATGACAGTGGCCCGCGAAAATCGGACGGTTCTGGAGAGGCTGTGTTTTATTGGTCTCTAATGTCCGGCCTTTTGGCAGGGATGACTGCAGCCTTTCTGGTCACTCCGCTAGACGTGATAAAGACTCGATTACAGGCCGGGGATAAAGAATACGCCGGTGTTGGTGACTGCATCCGAACGACATTAAAGAATGAAGGGATAACGGCTTTCTTTAAAGGCGGTCTCTGTCGTGTCATGGTTGTGGCTCCTCTCTTTGGTATTGCCCAAATGTTCTACTTCCTTGGAGTGGGTGAAAAAATACTTGGAATCCAGCAGAGGAAATCTGTGTAa